The Sulfurimonas sp. HSL-1716 sequence CTTTAGGTGATGGACCCGCTCATAGCCCTGCGTATCTGCTATGAGGATCTCTCCTCCCCAGATCGTTCCATCGTCTGCGTATCCCGTACCGTCAAAGCAAAAAGCCAGCACCTTTTCATCCAAAGAGTACTCCGCCATGCAGGCAAGGGCATGGGCGTAATGGTGCTGTACCTCTATAAGCTCTATATTTGGATTCTCTTTTATCATCTGCTTCGCCCATTTACTCGTTTCGTATTCCGGATGCTTGTCGCAGACGATGATGTCGGGCATAAAGTCATAGAACCTCTTAAAGGTCTCCAGCGTTCTTGTAAAATATTCAAACGCATCAAGAGAGTCCAGGTCTCCGATATGGGGAGAAAGGATGATATGATCGCCAAACGCCAAGGCAAGAGTGTTCTTCTGGTTCGCACCCACCGCGAGTATCCTCTTGTTGCTTTTCTTTGGGAGCAGAAAGCTCTTTGGGGCGTACCCTCTTGCAAGACGCATAAAGAGGTTCTTATCTCTAACCGTCTGCGCTACGCTGTCATCGCATCCGTTTACGATCTCTCTGTCATACGAGAGCACGGCGTCTATCACACCGCCCAGTTTTTTGAAGATATCCTTCTCATCCGTGATGATAGGCGCATCGCTCAGGTTCGCGCTGGTGGCTACCATGGGTTTTTTGAGCTGTTTTAACAGAAGGATATGCAGCGGTGTATAGGGCAGAAACACTCCCACTCTGTCAATATCGGGCGCCACATACTTACTAAGAGTGCCGCGGGGATGTTTGGCGACTATTACTATGGGGTGTTCTTTAGAGAGGATAAGTCTTTGCTGTACATCGTCGATGAGAGCCTCTTTTCTTATCGCTTGGATATCTTCAAACATCACCGCCAGAGGTTTGTTCGGGCGTTTTTTTCTCTCTCTTAGAGCCGATACCGCTTCATCACTTGAAGCGTCGCACACCAGATGAAACCCTCCGAGTCCTTTTAGGGCCAGTATCTTCCCCTCATTTATGAGCTTTGCAGCGAGTGAAATTGCCTCGGAGCCCTCTGCCGTCCTGTTAGCCTCTTTGTCTAAAAGATAAAGCCTCGGGCCGCAGTCTGGGCAGCTTATGGGCTGGGCGTGGTAGCGTCTGTTTGCGGGGTCGTCATACTCTTTTTTACATGCTTCACACATCTTAAAGCTGTTCATAGAGGTATAGGGTCTGTCGTAGGGAAGCTCTTTGATGATGGAGTATCTCGGCCCGCAGTCGGTACAGTTGATAAAGGGGTAAGCATATCTGCGATTGGCAGGATTGCTCATCTCCTCTTTGCATTTTTCGCACACGGCGATATCTGGCGAGACCATCGTAAGCTTTGAGAGCTTTTCATCCGAATGCTCTATACGAAAGCCGCTTGTGTCTTTAAGGGGAATATCCCCGCTTGCCACGCTCTCTACTTTTGAAAGTACGGGAGACTCCTCGCTGAGCTTTTTTATGAACAAAGCAAGAGAGGTCTCTTCTCCCTGCACCTCTATCAGGACACCATGGGCATCGTTACGCACGAAGCCTTCAAGAGAATGTTTTAAAGCCAGCTGATAGACAAACGGACGAAACCCGACCCCCTGGACCACCCCTTTGACCCTGATGCGCGCTCTTTTAGAGATAGGCTCCGCCGACAACGGCATTCTCCTTGCCTATGGGATAGTTGACGTTCATAAAAAAAGGCGTCTGTTTGAGGTTTCTGTGCATACGGCTGAAAAGGGAGAGGTTGGCGAAGTGGCTGCCGCAGAGGATGACGTTCTTTGCTTTGGTCTTTGTCTTTATCTCCTGTATCAGCTCGCTGAAATAATCCCCGAGGGATTCGAATATGGAGTAGCTCAAAAGCACGCTCTCTACACCGCCGAGCTGATAGCTCACTATGCTCGAGAGAAACGCGATATGATCGAAGCGGTTGTCTTTGACATGGGTGTCTATCTGGATACCCCCTTTGCCGATGAACTTCAGCGCCTCTTTGGTGACACCGCGCATGTTCTGCTCATCAAGCCCCAGTATGACGGCCGTGGCTTCAAAGAGGTCTATGCTGCCCCTCTCTTGGAGAAGCTCGAGTTTTTGATACACGGCGGGAAGTTTGGCTTTGAGGTTATTCACCAGACGCTCGGACCCCTCCCGTAAAGCAGCCATCCTCTCTAAAAGATCAGCAGCGTTAAAGTCGCGGGGAGGAACGACGCGTATCACTTTCTTACCGTCATAGTATAAAAAAGAGGCCTCCTCGTCGAAGTATGTCCCCACGCAGCTTGTGCCAAATAGACCGTGTTCTGCGATCACCGACATAAAAGAGGCTTCATCCTGATGCATAGAGGTCTGCTCGGAGTGCCACCGCTCTTTATCCTCTCCTTCAAGGACGACCGCTTTTGAGACATGGGCGGATTTGAAATGCTCCATCTTGTCAAAGAGCATCTCATCTCCCTCTTTTATGCCTATAAGCTCATGGGCGATGCTCAGAGTATCGGTTGCGGGAAAAAGTGCAGAGGGGAAGGATACCCGCTCTCCTTCGGCGATGAAGCGGATATCCTTGTCGATAAAGAGCCGCAGCTCT is a genomic window containing:
- the hypF gene encoding carbamoyltransferase HypF, with the protein product MPLSAEPISKRARIRVKGVVQGVGFRPFVYQLALKHSLEGFVRNDAHGVLIEVQGEETSLALFIKKLSEESPVLSKVESVASGDIPLKDTSGFRIEHSDEKLSKLTMVSPDIAVCEKCKEEMSNPANRRYAYPFINCTDCGPRYSIIKELPYDRPYTSMNSFKMCEACKKEYDDPANRRYHAQPISCPDCGPRLYLLDKEANRTAEGSEAISLAAKLINEGKILALKGLGGFHLVCDASSDEAVSALRERKKRPNKPLAVMFEDIQAIRKEALIDDVQQRLILSKEHPIVIVAKHPRGTLSKYVAPDIDRVGVFLPYTPLHILLLKQLKKPMVATSANLSDAPIITDEKDIFKKLGGVIDAVLSYDREIVNGCDDSVAQTVRDKNLFMRLARGYAPKSFLLPKKSNKRILAVGANQKNTLALAFGDHIILSPHIGDLDSLDAFEYFTRTLETFKRFYDFMPDIIVCDKHPEYETSKWAKQMIKENPNIELIEVQHHYAHALACMAEYSLDEKVLAFCFDGTGYADDGTIWGGEILIADTQGYERVHHLKEFRLIGGSRAVKEPRRAALSLLFECYGLEEVLALENETVKSFTPEEIRNLHRVWQKGINSPYTSSMGRVFDAAASLLGVIQKLDYEGHSGLLLESITESVDKKKKFGYTIEDKAIDISQMIKEITRLQDAKRGAGMLISTIVNIILDIVQRYPKFPVVLCGGVFQNRVLVDNLIEVFEERKIRYYIQEKTPVNDASVSLGQLWRAGHT